One window from the genome of Hydractinia symbiolongicarpus strain clone_291-10 chromosome 1, HSymV2.1, whole genome shotgun sequence encodes:
- the LOC130633855 gene encoding protein ABHD8-like has protein sequence MPYLRGSSSGLSVKSKGTTSINSVHPEELPDQAKERTVCSQYLFCTEVSKAKKSFFIEVSSGRTIYVQQYAQKEEHLFDENNQIKNDSSVVLFLIHGVGGSSDMWDAQIHYFLNEGYEIVSLDLLGHGKSSKPSINAAYLFDKLANDVLYVFDMFCKRRNVVIGHSYGSSFCTFLSKERGHSISKMVLISGGGPTTLMPDRCSAFCLPMPMFYLLRPALVKMFRRMAFHVDTNERIRNKITTFGISSHVLKAVMQGQHWSEADEQYHADLLVPVLLVYGKGDQFVSYEDEVWMNETLYGSELEIIENAGHMVMVEAPTIVNIVIHKFLNRDVSTRLGHVQTLEGDEDEKQAGSRFSRSSFHSHDGHVREREDSKTSVQVRPMSAFSLHGYGKAGKESSCWESSPSAPPRAASRLSQMSSTRSIRHRRKTML, from the exons ATGCCATATCTTAGAGGCAGCAGCTCAGGATTATCAGTTAAGTCAAAAGGCACAACTAGCATCAATTCTGTCCATCCAGAAGAACTGCCTGATCAAGCTAAAGAAAGGACAGTGTgttctcaatatttattttgcactgaagtatctaaagcaaaaaagtcattttttatagaaGTTTCATCGGGCCGAACCATCTATGTACAACAGTATGCCCAAAAGGAAGAGCATTTGTTTGATGAAAACAACCAAATTAAAAACGATTCCtcagttgttttgtttttaattcatgGTGTTGGAGGATCCTCTGATATGTGGGATGCACAGATCCACTACTTTCTCAATGAAGGTTACGAGATTGTTTCACTTGATTTACTAGGACATGGAAAAAGTTCCAAACCAAGTATTAATGCAGCTTACTTATTTGACAAATTAGCCAATGATGTTTTATACGTTTTTGATATGTTTTGTAAGCGTAGAAATGTAGTGATTGGACATTCCTATGGAAGTTCATTTTGCACATTTCTTTCAAAAGAAAGAGGACATAGTATTTCTAAAATGGTTTTAATTAGTGGAGGTGGTCCAACAACATTAATGCCTGACCGTTGTAGTGCATTCTGCCTGCCAATGCCAATGTTTTACCTACTTAGGCCAGCACTAGTGAAGATGTTTAGAAG AATGGCATTTCATGTGGACACAAATGAAAGAATTCGAAATAAGATCACAACATTTGGAATATCCTCGCATGTACTGAAAGCTGTTATGCAAGGACAG CACTGGTCTGAGGCTGACGAACAATATCATGCTGATTTGCTGGTACCAGTTTTGTTAGTTTATGGAAAAGGAGACCAGTTTGTTTCATATGAAGATGAAGTATGGATGAACGAG ACTTTGTATGGTTCAGAGCTGGAAATTATAGAGAATGCTGGACATATGGTCATGGTTGAAGCGCCGACTAT agTCAACATTGTCATCCATAAATTTCTAAATCGAGATGTTAGCACGCGGCTGGGGCATGTCCAAACACTTGAAGGTGACGAAGATGAAAAACAAGCAGGAAGTCGCTTTAGCCGATCTTCTTTTCATTCTCACGATGGTCACGTACGTGAGCGGGAAGATTCTAAGACGTCTGTACAAGTGAGACCAATGAGTGCATTCTCATTGCACGGATATGGTAAAGCTGGCAAGGAATCGTCATGTTGGGAGTCCTCTCCTTCTGCTCCTCCACGTGCTGCATCTCGTTTGTCCCAGATGTCATCCACCAGAAGCATTCGTCATCGAAGAAAGACAATGTTGTAA